One window from the genome of Commensalibacter oyaizuii encodes:
- a CDS encoding PqiC family protein, translating into MTKLYLSKQPSRRQLLQLAMGVAGMGVMGTVLTACSNAGPTYYTLTSIPGKVYLQSPTVIEVRSPSLAGFLDKDRIVSEISNNQLTISAAAAWGENLATMMGRVIMLDLAQRLPNSRVFLQNQATQTTPQAYVEIDVSRFNQDVAGKAVVTADLVIRAREDRSARFSRLLTLEKEPANSSIQALVVALSQILGEIADIAAANLTNLPILSSALSK; encoded by the coding sequence ATGACCAAGTTATATTTGAGTAAACAGCCCTCTCGTCGTCAATTGTTACAACTGGCGATGGGTGTCGCAGGGATGGGGGTAATGGGAACAGTATTGACGGCATGCAGTAATGCTGGACCTACATATTATACGTTGACCTCAATACCGGGAAAAGTGTATTTGCAAAGTCCTACTGTTATTGAAGTGCGTAGCCCTTCACTAGCTGGTTTCTTAGATAAAGATCGTATTGTTTCTGAAATTAGTAATAATCAACTTACAATATCAGCAGCTGCTGCTTGGGGTGAAAATTTGGCCACGATGATGGGGCGAGTTATCATGCTTGATTTAGCTCAACGTTTGCCAAATTCTCGTGTGTTCCTACAAAACCAAGCAACTCAAACAACACCACAGGCTTATGTTGAAATAGATGTTTCCAGGTTTAATCAGGATGTGGCTGGTAAAGCAGTCGTCACTGCAGATTTAGTGATCCGTGCGCGCGAGGACAGATCTGCTAGATTCAGTCGTTTGTTAACGCTTGAAAAAGAACCTGCTAATAGTAGTATACAGGCACTTGTTGTTGCCTTGAGTCAAATTTTGGGGGAAATTGCCGATATAGCTGCGGCTAATTTGACAAATCTACCAATACTCTCTTCTGCATTAAGTAAATAG
- the secE gene encoding preprotein translocase subunit SecE, whose protein sequence is MPVNPTKFLRDVRNEAKKVTWPTRRTTLMTTAAVLAMAAGASAFFFIVDQAIGYGIQILFGLGG, encoded by the coding sequence GTGCCGGTCAATCCCACGAAATTTCTGCGCGATGTTCGCAATGAAGCCAAGAAAGTTACTTGGCCAACACGTCGCACCACATTAATGACAACCGCCGCAGTACTTGCAATGGCTGCTGGTGCGTCTGCATTTTTCTTCATTGTTGACCAAGCCATTGGCTATGGTATTCAAATTCTGTTTGGCTTAGGAGGTTAA
- the nusG gene encoding transcription termination/antitermination protein NusG: MAKRWYVIHVYSGFEKKIVQQIKEQAEQKGLSDQIEEILVPSEEVVEVKRGQKIHTERKFFPGYVLVKMEMTDDAWHLIKDTPKVTGFLGNRMRPSPISNAEAEQIMKQAQEGMESPRPSVNFEVGEQIKVADGPFTSFNGVIEEVDTEKGRLKVSVSIFGRSTPVDLEYSQVEKL; the protein is encoded by the coding sequence ATGGCAAAAAGATGGTATGTCATTCACGTCTATTCTGGATTTGAAAAAAAAATCGTTCAACAAATCAAAGAACAGGCAGAACAAAAAGGGCTAAGCGATCAAATCGAAGAGATCTTGGTCCCTTCTGAGGAAGTTGTTGAAGTTAAGCGTGGTCAAAAAATCCATACAGAACGTAAATTCTTTCCAGGTTATGTCCTTGTCAAAATGGAAATGACCGATGATGCTTGGCATTTGATCAAAGATACACCGAAAGTCACAGGATTTTTAGGCAACAGAATGCGCCCCTCTCCAATTTCAAATGCAGAGGCCGAGCAAATTATGAAGCAAGCCCAAGAGGGTATGGAAAGTCCACGTCCTTCTGTTAATTTTGAAGTTGGTGAACAAATTAAGGTGGCTGACGGACCATTTACATCTTTTAACGGCGTTATTGAAGAAGTTGATACAGAAAAAGGTCGATTAAAGGTCAGTGTTTCTATTTTTGGACGTTCAACACCTGTTGATTTAGAGTATAGTCAAGTCGAAAAATTATAA
- the atpA gene encoding F0F1 ATP synthase subunit alpha, with product MEIRPAEISDILKKQIASFDKESNVEETGIVLSVGDGIALVYGLQNVMAGELVSFSNGNLTGMALNLSSDHVGVVIFGSDTLVREGDTVTRTNRVVDVPVGKGLLGRVVDGLGNPIDGKGPLKDVERRLADVKAPGIMPRQSVCESMLTGIKAIDALVPIGRGQRELIIGDRQTGKSTVLIDTMIAQKKMNAQNDPKKSLYCIYVAIGQKRSTVAQVVRTLEEQGVMDYCIVVAATASDAAPMQYIAPYAATAMGEYFRDNGMHALISYDDLSKQAVAYRQMSLLLRRPPGREAYPGDVFYLHSRLLERSAKMSDEHGGGSLTALPVIETQAGDVSAYIPTNVISITDGQVFLETELFYRGIRPAVNVGTSVSRVGSAAQSKAMKQVAGSIKLELAQYREMEAFSQFASDLDASTRKLLERGARLTELLKQPQNSPYTMEEEVVVLYAGTRGYTDEIPVDKIGHFERQYIEVMRTSGAEILNGIRDAAQITKELEEKLAAFLKDFVLKFKKA from the coding sequence ATGGAAATCCGTCCCGCAGAGATTTCGGACATCCTTAAAAAACAAATTGCGTCCTTTGATAAAGAGTCTAACGTTGAGGAAACAGGAATTGTTTTGTCTGTTGGTGACGGTATTGCATTGGTCTACGGCCTGCAAAATGTCATGGCAGGGGAACTTGTTTCTTTTTCAAATGGTAATTTAACTGGGATGGCCTTAAACTTGTCCAGTGACCATGTTGGTGTTGTTATTTTTGGTAGTGATACATTGGTTCGTGAAGGGGATACCGTTACTCGTACAAATCGAGTGGTGGATGTGCCTGTTGGTAAAGGGTTATTGGGGCGTGTTGTTGATGGTCTTGGTAATCCAATCGATGGTAAAGGGCCATTAAAGGACGTTGAACGTCGTTTGGCTGATGTCAAAGCACCAGGTATTATGCCACGACAATCCGTATGTGAATCCATGTTAACAGGGATTAAAGCCATTGATGCCTTGGTGCCTATTGGGCGTGGTCAGCGTGAATTAATTATTGGGGATCGTCAAACGGGTAAGTCAACTGTATTGATTGATACCATGATTGCGCAAAAGAAAATGAATGCGCAAAATGATCCAAAGAAAAGCCTTTATTGTATTTATGTAGCGATTGGTCAAAAACGCTCAACCGTTGCACAAGTTGTTCGCACCCTTGAAGAGCAAGGGGTGATGGATTATTGTATTGTTGTTGCTGCAACAGCATCTGATGCTGCGCCAATGCAATATATTGCACCTTATGCGGCAACTGCGATGGGTGAATATTTCCGTGATAATGGAATGCACGCGTTGATCAGCTATGATGATTTATCGAAACAAGCTGTCGCTTATCGTCAAATGTCTTTGTTGTTGCGTCGTCCACCTGGACGTGAAGCGTATCCTGGGGATGTGTTCTATTTGCATTCTCGTTTGTTGGAACGTTCTGCAAAAATGTCGGACGAACATGGTGGTGGCTCTTTGACCGCATTGCCTGTTATTGAAACGCAGGCTGGTGACGTATCTGCATATATTCCGACCAACGTGATTTCAATTACCGATGGTCAGGTTTTCTTGGAAACAGAATTATTCTATCGTGGTATTCGTCCAGCGGTTAACGTAGGGACATCAGTATCTCGTGTTGGTTCAGCTGCTCAAAGTAAAGCCATGAAACAAGTTGCGGGCAGTATTAAATTGGAATTGGCACAATATCGTGAAATGGAAGCGTTCTCTCAGTTTGCTTCTGATCTTGATGCTTCTACCCGTAAATTGTTGGAACGTGGTGCACGCTTGACAGAATTGTTAAAACAACCTCAGAATTCTCCATACACAATGGAAGAAGAAGTTGTTGTTTTATATGCTGGAACACGTGGATACACGGATGAAATCCCTGTAGATAAAATTGGTCATTTTGAACGTCAGTATATTGAAGTTATGCGTACTTCTGGTGCTGAGATTCTGAATGGAATCCGCGATGCAGCTCAGATAACGAAAGAGCTTGAAGAGAAATTAGCGGCATTCTTGAAAGATTTTGTTCTTAAGTTCAAAAAAGCTTAA
- a CDS encoding DUF4334 domain-containing protein encodes MDVIFLLCKDKNGHLYSDKKSMNSEATLWKVKFRRKVSATIFYDCGPVFDHFRKVDDSILFGIMNGKDVTKEISSIIPNGHYYFFYLVRLKELSLPFADNPQL; translated from the coding sequence ATGGATGTTATTTTCCTGTTGTGTAAAGATAAAAATGGCCATTTATATTCTGATAAAAAATCGATGAATAGTGAAGCCACTTTATGGAAAGTGAAATTTAGAAGAAAAGTTTCAGCAACAATATTTTATGACTGCGGCCCTGTTTTTGATCACTTCAGAAAGGTTGACGATAGTATATTATTTGGGATTATGAATGGAAAAGATGTGACTAAAGAAATTTCAAGTATTATTCCAAATGGACACTATTATTTCTTTTACCTCGTAAGACTAAAAGAATTATCTCTACCTTTTGCAGATAATCCTCAATTGTAA
- the atpH gene encoding ATP synthase F1 subunit delta, which produces MAAGAASTFTENDLKGRYATALYELAEEGRVLNEIVNEVGSLLKIINESELLRAVLKNPSYDTAQSREIIVGTLKQAGFGQLLQNFVGVIANNRRLANLQAILMAFFALVNLRRGLAVAEVITAHPLTDIQRAQLKDRLAQAGYEKVNLQERIDTKLLGGFVIRIGAQLYDASLKSRLNRLHNVMKGAA; this is translated from the coding sequence ATGGCTGCTGGCGCGGCATCGACTTTTACGGAAAATGACCTCAAAGGTCGCTATGCTACAGCTCTTTATGAATTGGCTGAAGAAGGGCGCGTTTTGAATGAAATCGTTAACGAAGTTGGCAGTCTGTTAAAAATCATCAATGAAAGCGAACTGTTAAGAGCGGTCTTAAAGAACCCTTCTTACGATACAGCACAAAGCCGTGAAATCATTGTTGGCACATTAAAGCAAGCTGGCTTTGGTCAGTTATTGCAAAATTTTGTTGGTGTAATTGCGAATAATCGCAGACTGGCCAACTTACAAGCCATTTTAATGGCCTTTTTTGCTTTGGTTAATCTTCGTCGTGGGTTGGCAGTGGCAGAAGTGATTACTGCCCATCCTTTGACAGACATTCAGCGTGCTCAGTTAAAAGATCGTTTAGCTCAAGCAGGTTATGAAAAAGTTAATCTTCAAGAACGTATTGATACAAAGTTACTAGGCGGCTTTGTCATACGTATTGGGGCTCAGCTCTATGATGCTAGCCTTAAATCTCGTCTTAATCGTCTACATAATGTTATGAAGGGAGCCGCGTGA
- a CDS encoding F0F1 ATP synthase subunit gamma, which translates to MASLKELRARINSVKSTKKITSAMKMVAAAKMHRAEKRSRQAQPFATAMQRILVNLKESLGDRPGLPPLMAGTGKQDVHLIIPMSSDRGLAGGFNGNINRTTRSLIERLLKEGKKVKVCPIGFKAYVYFRGEYPDLVVGPEGGTHRLGNVSFETAEQMASYIETLLEDQQFDVCTVVYNQFKNVMLQVPTELQLVPLNIAVSSKKTETLDDKLAVQKEEVKADYIFEPEGEELLRRLLPQNLRVQLFAAMLETNAGEQGARMTAMDSATRNAGKAIDKLSLHYNRTRQANITNELSEVISGANAA; encoded by the coding sequence ATGGCTTCTTTAAAGGAATTGCGCGCTCGAATTAATAGCGTTAAATCGACTAAAAAGATTACCAGTGCGATGAAAATGGTCGCAGCTGCAAAAATGCATCGCGCTGAAAAACGCTCACGTCAAGCTCAACCTTTTGCGACAGCGATGCAACGTATCTTGGTTAATTTAAAAGAATCTCTTGGTGATCGCCCTGGTTTGCCACCTTTGATGGCAGGAACAGGAAAACAAGATGTTCATTTAATTATTCCTATGAGCAGTGATCGTGGTTTGGCAGGTGGTTTTAACGGAAACATTAATCGTACGACACGTAGTTTGATTGAACGTCTTCTTAAAGAAGGTAAAAAAGTCAAAGTTTGTCCAATTGGATTTAAAGCATATGTGTATTTTCGTGGGGAATATCCTGATTTGGTCGTTGGGCCAGAGGGGGGAACCCATCGTTTAGGAAATGTATCCTTTGAAACTGCTGAACAAATGGCAAGTTATATTGAAACCTTGTTAGAAGATCAGCAATTCGATGTTTGCACTGTTGTTTATAACCAGTTTAAAAATGTGATGTTGCAAGTTCCAACAGAGTTACAGTTGGTTCCTTTGAATATTGCGGTTAGCAGCAAAAAGACCGAAACATTGGATGATAAGTTGGCCGTTCAGAAAGAAGAGGTAAAGGCGGATTACATATTCGAACCTGAGGGTGAAGAGTTACTTCGTCGTTTATTACCTCAAAATTTACGTGTGCAGTTATTTGCAGCAATGTTGGAAACCAATGCTGGTGAACAAGGTGCGCGTATGACTGCGATGGACAGCGCGACACGCAATGCTGGTAAAGCAATTGATAAGTTAAGCCTGCACTACAACCGTACGCGTCAAGCAAACATTACGAATGAACTGTCTGAGGTTATATCAGGTGCAAATGCTGCCTGA
- a CDS encoding zinc-binding dehydrogenase has translation MVKIPSDIDLRYAGPLGCGFMIGAGSIFDVMKPEFGTSLVVFGTDAVGLNALMAANLQGYRQIIAVDIHDTRLDLAKQLGATHIVNSTKENPIEAIKETTNGGADYSFETTGIDSVELNAIRCLKNYRKMITVALGTKDIRISLTKDVVLRSLTIRGVVVVEGDAVPQLFILKIIQLWQQNKFPFGQLIQFYDPKNIEQAFEDSKTGKVIKSVLVFDPNYRPHE, from the coding sequence TTGGTAAAAATACCATCAGATATTGATTTACGCTATGCTGGTCCATTAGGCTGCGGATTTATGATAGGTGCTGGTTCTATCTTTGACGTTATGAAACCAGAATTCGGAACCAGCTTAGTTGTTTTCGGCACCGATGCTGTTGGTCTAAATGCGTTAATGGCTGCTAACCTACAAGGATATCGTCAAATTATTGCAGTAGATATTCATGATACACGCTTGGATTTGGCGAAACAACTAGGTGCAACACATATTGTAAATAGCACTAAAGAAAATCCAATCGAAGCCATAAAAGAGACTACCAATGGTGGGGCTGATTACAGTTTTGAAACAACGGGTATTGATTCAGTTGAATTAAATGCAATCAGATGCTTAAAAAACTATAGAAAAATGATAACAGTCGCGTTAGGAACAAAGGATATCCGAATCAGCTTAACAAAAGATGTTGTCCTTCGTAGTTTGACCATCAGAGGGGTTGTGGTTGTGGAAGGTGATGCTGTCCCTCAACTTTTCATTCTTAAAATTATACAGCTATGGCAACAAAACAAATTCCCATTCGGTCAGCTGATTCAATTTTACGATCCCAAAAATATCGAGCAAGCTTTCGAAGATTCTAAAACAGGAAAAGTAATTAAATCTGTTTTAGTATTTGACCCAAATTATAGACCTCATGAATAA
- a CDS encoding DUF7832 domain-containing protein, whose protein sequence is MAYDKAKYHFGADLLSKVEQQSEDYSVLDLLFDLNDSVLMDEDFNQDGVEFADAYYNDTSLFFKKYERYLQDYNGLDLDFLEGAKEHSYYYVQFSDQNYEKVKKLLDQRYQHFLELEAKN, encoded by the coding sequence ATGGCATATGATAAAGCCAAATATCATTTTGGTGCAGACTTGTTGTCCAAGGTAGAACAACAGTCAGAAGATTATTCTGTATTAGATCTGTTGTTTGATCTAAATGATAGCGTTCTAATGGACGAGGATTTTAATCAAGATGGTGTCGAATTCGCTGATGCTTATTATAACGACACCTCATTATTTTTCAAAAAATATGAACGTTATCTGCAAGATTATAATGGGTTAGATCTAGATTTTCTGGAAGGTGCTAAAGAGCATAGTTATTATTATGTGCAGTTTTCAGATCAAAATTATGAAAAAGTAAAAAAGTTGCTAGATCAACGTTATCAACATTTTTTAGAACTGGAAGCTAAAAATTGA